A genomic segment from Sparus aurata chromosome 10, fSpaAur1.1, whole genome shotgun sequence encodes:
- the LOC115589808 gene encoding butyrophilin subfamily 3 member A1-like, translated as MSHISSNVSVVSEQTQLKNVPKSRLKKCSNAATNMAGKCLKILFKVSVFGRHEHCSKIFLAFLKNKTKNIRLPMLICWWSVETKHADMIYFIYYNNVFFSSSGSVASPFIAGIYINSTAKVLQCESTGWYPEPEVFWLDGEGNLLSAGPTETVRGPDDLYTVSSRVTVEKRHSSSFTCRVQQNHINQTRETEITVSADCLEFTSCSAHVGVLVVFVLLFIVAAVCVVWKWRQIQTKERNKQQEDPTHQLIGDRKKMADMQEKLARLEEELKKKDETLQKKEETVKRKEEELKDFEQQVYSKLTEQSEELQKQRDKLRQQQTDMETNITVIEKEMQSVEKMAEGERFHRMKEITLTAKTQLNKRKQEDENLNLQTTTILNKTTELLNKMTDRKKEEAQEESQ; from the exons ATGTCCCACATCTCATCAAATGTGTCAGTTGTGTCAGAACAAACTCAGCTGAAAAATGTCCCAAAGTCTCgtttaaaaaaatgtagcaATGCTGCCACAAatatggctggaaaatgtctgaaaatcttgtttaaagtgtcagtttttgGTCGGCATGAACATTGCTCTAAAATCTTcttagcttttttaaaaaacaaaacaaaaaacattagaCTTCCCATGTTAATCTGCTGGTGGTCTGTAGAAACAAAACATGCCGACatgatatattttatatattataataatgtcttcttttcctcctcaggttctgtggcgtcaccattcatagCTGGGATTTACATAAACAGCACTGCAAAGGTTCTCCAGTGTGAGTCTACAGGCtggtatccagaacctgaggtgttctggctggacggtgagggaaacctcctctctgctggacctacagagacagtcagaggtcctgatgacctctatactgtcagcagcagagtgactgtggagaagagacacagcagcagcttcacctgtagagtccaacagaaccacaTCAACCAGACCAGAGAGACTGAAATCACGGTTTCAG CTGACTGTTTGGAGTTCACATCTTGTTCTGCTCATGTTGGTGTTCTAGTGGTTTTTGTGCTCCTCTTTATTGTTGCAGCAGTCTGTGTTGTGTGGAAATGGAGACAAATCCAAACCAAAG aaagaaacaaacaacaagaggATCCAACTCATCAGCTCAttggagacagaaagaaaatggcAGATATGCAGGAGAAACTGGCGAGACTTGAAGAAGAGTTAAAGAAGAAAGATGAGACATtacagaagaaagaggagacggtgaagaggaaagaggaggaactGAAAGACTTTGAGCAGCAGGTTTACAGTAAACTGACTGAACAAAGTGAGGAACTGCAAAAGCAGAGAGACAAACTGAGACAACAACAGACGGACATGGAGACAAACATTACAGTTATTGAGAAAGAGATGCAGTCAGTGGAGAAGATGGCAGAAGGTGAACGATTCCACAGAATGAAAGAAATCACATTAACTGCCAAAACTCAGCTgaacaagagaaaacaagaagatgaaaatCTTAAcctacaaacaacaacaatactgAACAAAACAACTGAATTGTTAAATAagatgacagacaggaagaaggaggaagcaCAAGAAGAAAGTCAgtga
- the LOC115590442 gene encoding peroxidasin homolog has translation MNSVINTAHFYKDSVLIRSSDTGTLLIHNVSKSDEGLYKCNAAGAEDSPESQLKVRAGPVILDIPIHPVTEGNAVTLRCRKKNNPTSNIADFYKHGAHIGTGYKGDVIIPSVSKFDEGPYKCTISGAGESAESWLSVRVNAVVLESPVLPVMEGDTVTVRCMNKMTTSITANFYKDGLFIGNSLNGNLTIHGVSKSDEGHYKCNIFGAGESPESWLAVRDCPKENIP, from the exons ATGAACTCCGTCATCAACACAGCTCATTTCTATAAAGACAGCGtcctcatcaggagcagtgacACTGGAACTCTGCTCATCCACAATGTTTCCAAGTCTGACGAGGGGCTCTACAAGTGTAACGCCGCTGGAGCTGAAGACTCACCAGAGAGCCAGCTGAAAGTCAGAG CTGGTCCTGTTATCCTGGATATTCCCATCCACCCTGTGACTGAGGGGAACGCTGTGACTCTCCGCTGCAGAAAGAAGAACAATCCCACAAGTAACATAGCTGATTTCTACAAACATGGCGCCCACATCGGGACCGGCTATAAAGGAGACGTGATCATCCCCAGTGTCTCCAAGTTTGATGAAGGACCCTACAAGTGCACTATCTCTGGAGCTGGTGAGTCAGCTGAGAGCTGGCTGAGTGTCAGAG TGAATGCTGTGGTCCTGGAGAGTCCCGTCCTTCCTGTGATGGAAGGAGACACTGTGACTGTACGCTGCATGAACAAGATGACGACCAGCATCACAGCTAATTTCTATAAAGATGGACTCTTTATTGGAAACAGCTTAAATGGGAACCTGACCATCCACGGTGTCTCCAAGTCTGATGAGGGGCATTACAAGTGCAACATATTTGGAGCTGGAGAATCACCAGAGAGCTGGCTGGCTGTCAGAG ATTGTCCGAAAGAGAATATTCCCTAA
- the LOC115590443 gene encoding butyrophilin subfamily 1 member A1-like, producing the protein MRFSDELKRGNISLKLSRVRISDEGRYRCFIPDVGDSSVQLIPGAVSSPFIVRIERSSSGHVVLQCESTGWYPEPEVFWLDGEGNLLSAGPTETVRGPDDLYTVSSRVTVEKRHSNSFTCRVQQNHINQTRETEIKVSADCFEFTSCSAHVAVLVVFVLLFIVAAVCVVWKWRQIQTKERKKQQEDQTEREQLISERTEDLRKEMVKLKEELKEKDETLKKNKEEQKDFEQEVYSKLTEQSEELQKQREKLRQQQTDMETNITVIEKEMQSVEKMAEGERFHRMKEITLTAKTQLNKRKQEDENLNLQTQTILNKTTELLKKITDRKKEEAQGKSQ; encoded by the exons ATGAGATTCAGTGATGAACTGAAGCGCggaaacatttcactgaaactcTCCAGAGTGAGAATATCTGACGAGGGAAGATACAGATGCTTCATTCCAGATGTGGGTGACTCTTCTGTTCAGCTTATTCCAG GAGCCGTCTCTTCACCTTTCATAGTGAGGATAGAAAGAAGCAGCAGTGGACATGTGGTTCTCCAGTGTGAGTCTACAGGCtggtatccagaacctgaggtgttctggctggacggtgagggaaacctcctctctgctggacctacggagacagtcagaggtcctgatgacctctatactgtcagcagcagagtgactgtggagaagagacacagcaacagcttcacctgtagagtccaacagaaccacaTCAACCAGACCAGAGAGACTGAAATCAAGGTTTCAG CTGACTGTTTCGAGTTCACATCTTGTTCTGCACATGTTGCTGTTCTAGTGGTTTTTGTGCTCCTCTTTATTGTTGCAGCAGTCTGTGTTGTGTGGAAATGGAGACAAATCCAAACCAAAG aaagaaagaaacaacaagagGATCAAACTGAAAGAGAGCAGCTCATCTCAGAGAGAACTGAGGATTTGAGGAAGGAAATGGTAAAACTTAAAGAAGAGTTAAAGGAGAAAGATGAGACGTTGAAGAAGAATAAGGAGGAACAGAAAGACTTTGAGCAGGAGGTTTACAGTAAACTGACTGAACAAAGTGAGGAACTgcaaaagcagagagagaaactgagacaACAACAGACGGACATGGAGACAAACATCACAGTTATTGAGAAAGAGATGCAGTCAGTGGAGAAGATGGCAGAAGGTGAACGATTCCACAGAATGAAAGAAATCACATTAACTGCCAAAACTCAGCTgaacaagagaaaacaagaagatgaaaatCTTAAcctacaaacacagacaatacTGAACAAAACAACTGAATTGTTAAAGAAgatcacagacaggaagaaggaggaagcaCAAGGAAAAAGTCagtga